From Triticum urartu cultivar G1812 chromosome 2, Tu2.1, whole genome shotgun sequence, a single genomic window includes:
- the LOC125537091 gene encoding NADH-ubiquinone oxidoreductase chain 6-like, whose translation MAGDGSQDLILQNNLIWFFLVSGLMVVRAKNPVHFVLFPILVFCDTSGLLILLGLDFSAMISPVVHIGAIAVSFLFVVMMFNIQIVEIHEEVLRYLPVSGIIGLIFWWEMFFILDNETIPLLPTHKNTTSLRYTVYAGKVRSWTNLETLGNLLYTYYSVWFLVSSLILLVAMIGAIVLTMHRTTKVKRQDVFRRNALDSRRNIMNRTISPFGHSHRRSFSSKAEGGESQDSYNPAYIDFLRQHLGFFPGLVQNPDKLLSVLKTEEILFLAFRFPRDANMFKLPLKKIKDMIQDAMAKEEENREKPPVEGCEDRRMMEEERTKLLEAFSFLWDKKQ comes from the exons ATGGCTGGTGATGGCTCTCAG GATCTGATCTTGCAAAATAATttgatttggttcttcttggtctCTGGTTTGATGGTTGTACGTGCTAAAAATCCGGTACATTTCGTTTTGTTTCCCATCCTAGTCTTTTGCGACACTTCTGGTTTACTTATTTTGTTAGGTCTCGACTTCTCCGCTATGATCTCCCCAGTAGTTCATATAGGAGCTATTGCCGTTTCATTCCTATTCGTGGTTATGATGTTCAATATTCAAATAGTGGAGATTCACGAAGAAGTATTGCGCTATTTACCAGTGAGTGGTATTATTGGACTGATCTTTTGGTGGGAAATGTTCTTCATTTTAGATAATGAAACCATTCCATTACTACCAACCCACAAAAATACGACCTCTCTGAGATATACGGTTTATGCCGGAAAGGTACGAAGTTGGACTAATTTGGAAACATTGGGCAATTTGCTTTATACCTACTATTCCGTCTGGTTTTTGGTTTCTAGTCTGATTTTATTAGTAGCTATGATTGGGGCTATAGTACTTACTATGCATAGGACTACAAAGGTGAAAAGACAGGATGTATTCCGACGAAATGCCTTGGATTCTAGGAGGAATATAATGAACAGGACTATTTCTCCTTTTGGCCATAGCCATAGAAGAAGCTTCTCCTCCAAAGCGGAGGGAGGGGAATCTCAGGATTCCTATAACCCTGCTTATATAGATTTTTTAAGACAACATTTAGGGTTTTTCCCGGGTTTGGTACAAAATCCGGATAAACTCCTTTCGGTTCTTAAAACGGAGGAAATTCTCTTTCTGGCTTTCCGCTTCCCGCGGGATGCGAACATGTTTAAATTGCCCCTAAAGAAGATCAAAGATATGATTCAAGACGCAATGGCTAAAGAGGAGGAAAACAGAGAAAAGCCTCCGGTGGAAGGTTGTGAAGACCGTCGTATGATGGAGGAGGAAAGGACAAAATTGCTTGAAGCATTTTCTTTCCTATGGGATAAAAAACAATGA